The DNA window ttctgacccaaataattttatgattctatgaaataacCACCcttctgatttttgtttcattttactttgaaatatCACATTTCCACTCCCTGGGTAGAATTTGTCACTCTTCTTATACAGGACTTGATCTGCTTTTCTGTCAGTAAGTGTTCCATAGTTCATGTAAAAttgtataaaataaaaccaaatttgAAGATGGATATGTCAGCTGGCTTAATGTAATGACAGGAAAcaatccaaatatttttattgtgtattttaaattatgggaattttaaactaaaataaaatatagacaGCTGTGACAAAGGAGGAAGTAAGGAGCATAAAGGCTCATAAAGAATACTTTTAGCATCCTAAAACTGGGTCAAACAAATATATGGAAAGTGTAGAAGCAGATGAACAGCAAAGAGTGCACACAGTCTTTAATCATCTTGTACATTctaaattctgaaagaaaaaagtttgtttGAGATATCAAAGTACAAACttcaaagaaattctttaaaacactggattttttatattgttttatttttaaagaaatattttcactcaAACTATTGTtcctattttcttcttaaaacacAGTAATACTCTTAAGACCTACAAGTTTCAGGGGTGGTACAATCAACCACCAAGTGTGGATAAAGAACAGCTGAGAGAACCTGCACTAGTTCCTATGAGCAAAATAAATCTGGTAGAGTATgagtggaaattaatttttctgcccACGGGTCTTGTACTAGCCTGCACAGCTGTGTATATTACTCTGTTTCAATTCTCTATCCTCTAAgtaattatatataaaaaatgacTCAATAGAAATTGTAGCTACTGGTAACTAAACTCATAAGAACTCATAGAATACATTAGTCTACTCTCAGCATTCAGAACTCTGGGCTTAACTACTTGTCAGAGTGATGCCACAGAGGTCAAAAGATGCAGAGTTGCGTTAATAAATTATTACAAAGATAAGATAATATATTTCATACATGTGTTTCCATCAGGAGCTGATGAGTCTAAATATTATACATTATTATTGAAGCATTCAAATTTCAAATTACAttgtatgaaaaaaatacaacgCAAAATATATTAAGGCAACTAGCACACTTTGCTGAAACAGAAACTATTTATAATAGCcaggatgaagaaaaaaaatccacaacaaacaaaccacaaaagttttctttttagaaaagcccctttttttcttctttccccccccctccacccccccgCATTAAATATGTGCTAATCAGGAGTCCTAGTACTTTGGCCCTTTTAGAAAACACATGGTTGACAGACACTTAGGAGAAGAAAATtatagaaaaagaaagcagcctATCTGAAAGAATTTTGCATTTATACCTTCCAGGTACTTTCCATTTGTTTACACTGTAGACTGTTAATTCCAGGATTGCTTTAAATTTTGCAGAACTGAACTTTATTCAgaaatattgaaattattttccattcaaTTCTTTTAATCAGAAGTATTAAACTGATTGATCGGCAAAATATGAACATGGCAACCCAGAAATTATGCATGTGCTCTCTATTAGCAGATCCTCTAGCACAGTTAGAAATCTTGTTTGGTAACTGAGACAACTCAATTCTCAATTCTACAGCTTTGTTTAGGACTTTGAGCAATACGCTGGAGAAGGGTTTGAGATAAACTACTACAtcctaaatgaaaaaaaaaaggcaaatgctttgcattccttttgttttttgttggctttttgttcattttatttgGAGCCCAATTTTTAACTATTCAAAGTGGATCAGCTTTAGCTGTATCACAAAGTCCTCACTGAGGAAGGAGAATTTACAGGTTCCTGCTCCAAAACAGCGTGAGATGGGATTTGTAAACCTACTTGCTATACGAAAACAGTTGCTAGCTGGCTATTGGGAAACAGTGTCTAGCCAGAGACTAAAATGTCTGGTTCCTACCTGTTGCTTCTGTTATGCTTTCATTCGTAGTCATGATTTCGGGAGGTTTAAGACACTGGATCCAACCGGTGAGATAGGCAGGAGAAAACCTTGCTGAAAATGCCCCTAGGGTTGGGTGGGAGCCTTGGATTTGAGCGTCTAGCACAAGCAGGATTTAAGCAGTTCTGACATGCCTGCTGGCAGGAACTCTGTGGATTTAAACATCACTGGGGCAACTACAGGGTAACAGCAGATAAGTAGGGGATTTAATGATCTTAAAAGCAGATAAAAGCTGCTGAAAGagaatcaaaattaaaaacccatGTGtgcaagatgatttttaaaatgggacttaggagtttttaaaaatatcatccTGATATTAGATAtaaactacattttaaaaatacagcataaaATGCAATTATATTTCTTCTCTTCTACATTATcataaaaactattttaacaGATTAAATGCTCAATTATATAATCTTTTAGAGCAGCTTCATAGCAAGGAAACTCCATCTGCATAAAGTTAATGTAACAGAGCAGAAAATCAAGCTCTTGATCTATCTTTTTCTAGTCTCTACTTCATATTCCTAAAATGTTAGGGAGATGCAGGAGCAGACCCAGACTGGATATGAAATCTCCAAACTTTTGGTCCAAGCCAGTCAGAATGCTCCCATTTCACTGAGTGTCAACATTACGAAGTCTAAACAGTCTTGATGCAGCAAAGCCAATAGCTTGGCACCTAATACCAGTTAACCCATTCTAGCACATAGCATTCTAGCACAAGTATACTATTAAGGACATAAATAGACACTATTTTCCTAAAGTAGTGCCACAGCTTCAATACCTTGAAGAGCTTAACTTTCAAGACAACAGTTTACTAATTCTTATAAATATcctccaaaataaaattttaaaaaatgtgttacTGTTTTCAACTATGTTGACAACAGTACCATGTCCCCTGCAGTTATTTCAGAGTCCTGACTGTGTGTAGAGCTGATTCCAGTGTCAGAGTCTGTATCATTGATGTCCAGATTAGTCACTCTATGAACAAAGTCAGGAACAGCAATGCTGTTACTGGAAATGACACTGCCCTTGGATGGCTCTTCATTTGATTGAAGCCTAGTTTCAATGTTGTCTTTAACATGTAGtaaattaaattcttctgtAAGGAGTTcatattctttttccttcttttgaagCAGTGAGTCCCTGTATGTAAGTTCTTTCTGGATGCAGCTCAGGTATGAGTTGATCCTCAGACCATCTTTCATGCTTTTTTCCAGCTCATATTTTACAGTTTCCAAATCTGAGGTTTCCAGTTCAGCATTAGCTGCTCCTTCTGTGTGAGCAtcctccccatttttttccatgcataTACCATGCACTTCTCTTTCAATTTCAGCACACAGGTTCTCTATTAATTGTTTGTGATGTTTGAGTCTCTCTTCAACCTGTAAAATTCCCTCACTTTTGCTTAAATAATCATGCATCTCTTTTTGATCATCTGGCCTACTCCCTTGCTGTTCAGCCTCACTTGTACTGATCATTAAATAGGAGTCTTGCACATAATTTTCTCCATCATTCGCCACACGATCTAGATGGAATTTTGCTTCACATTTTTCAATTTCCATATCTAGTTCCTTCATTCTAAGGACTTGTTGATGAATCGTATGATCCTGAGAAATGATCAGATGAATCAGTGTCTCCATATTATCTCTCTCTTGCTGAACACTGTCCTGCTTAAGCTTGGCCAGTTTACGGAAAGTCTTCCTcacaattttcttttgcttgtctATTGGCAACATCTTCATGTAGTTTGCTGGGCTGAGGTCCCACTGCTTTTCTATGTTTTGTACTACCTTGGCTTCTGCTGTCTTCCACAATGGAAACGAGAGGAAAGCATCTGACTTTACCaagacaaaatgcaaattaGCCTGCTCTTCTCCCCAGGCCTTCCAAAGTCTCAGAATCTTTGTCAAGGGAGGCAGTACTCGCTCTGAGCCTCTCCATTTTTCTACAATGCAGTAATCACTAGGTTTTCCAAAAAGGACCTTTTTCTCTCCAAATGTTGTCTGATGTTCCTCAAGCAGTGCTTGAACCACTTCTGAGCAAGTTGTGCGCTTTGTCAGGCCACATACAATCTTCTCCTCCtggcaaacccaaaccacaatCTCTCTTTCATTTGAAGCCATGTCCTTGCTTTGAGATCTGGAAAACAACGAGAGAACAAGTATAAATTACATATCAATGGCAGAGACAGGATGAATAGTTACTATAATTCTGATATGACTAATGCATTGGAAAACTCCTCTATTGTTGTACAAGACAATACACTTGCTTAAATTGCATGAAGAAATGTCTTTGGATTAAGTAACAGCTTTAATTGACTAGTGCTTTAATATTATTACTAATCCAGCTGAATGAGAATCTAACACAGAATATCTTTTATCAAATCTCTGTTTTGTATACATAGTAAGAGAGCATTAACAATCAGTGATGAAGTTTGGAAATCTGCATTACACTTTCAGACTATCCTAGGACAGCATCGCTTTTGGAACTTCATATTTGTTCTCCTTACAAAGACTGCACAGACCACACAGAATCTAAGCTCTTAGAAATGGCTTCTGAAGGGAAGAATGCACTGAACATTGATGGACTGAGGAAAGATGACTGAACACCACCAATTAACCCGACAATAGAATAAATCTGTAGTTCTTCTGCCACACCTGCACCCACACAAGCATAAATACAATTACTatgctttcttgtttgtttttttcactaataattcttgtttgttttttttcactaataAGTATCAAGAACTTTTTTGCTCTTCCTGAAGTACCAAATAGCCTGAATTCCAGTGAGTTGTGAGAGAATACCAGCTGCAGGATAATACATATGTGGGAAATGATACAGAAATataagcaaaaggaaaaaaaaattatttagttgTTTATTTACTTGTTTATGAATTGCAGTGAATGTGCTGTTAACCTGGTACCTCCTTATATACACTGAGACACCTAACTCAGGTGTCTGAGATCCCATTATGGCTCCAATAGCTCCAGTACCATCACTAGTGCCTAGGCAGCGATTCAGTTAGCCAAAGTTAGAAGTCCACTTTACAGTTTCATTTTGCCCCCATCTGGTCCTGGGCTGCTGTGGGCCTGTGTTGGCAGGGTTGCCTGAATATTCCTGTCCTCAAGACTCCCCTtgagcatttttcttcttgcccAGACCTGATTTGACCTCTTGCATAAAATGATAAAACAGTAAATTCCCTGAGGAAAAATGTCTTTGGATTTTCTGGTATCTCTTGGCAGTTGATTTGAATGAATGAGGTTTAACCTAGTCTGACAGAGAAagcttgaaaaggaaaatagctACTCAGACTATATTCAAAGGGTGCAATACAGCATTTGTTTCTATCTAGGACTACTTAttcacaggatttttttagtCTTTTGAGTTGTAAGCATGGAGTTTTATTTGGCTTAATTATGGTTATACCCTATGATTAGTAAAGCAATCCAGCTTATTCTTAATTATTACACAACATGACAGACACACTGCAATCCAATAAATTGAACTATGATTGACTCAGCTCTAGGTGCCACTCTGACCAGGAGGCAAAAATccttaaaagaaaggaaactgcaaatgaataataataaaactgaCAAGTGTAAGTTTATTAGTATTATTGCACAAGAGACCTCTGTGAACTACATTGCTTCAGGTCTTGGAACATTCTCTGTAAAAAGTGTGTTTTGGTAGATGACTCTGAGTAATAGCATCATTTTCCCTCTCTAATAGCTCCCCCTCACAGGGCAGCATTTTACAGTCATTATTTTTTGAAACTGGAGCTCAAAAATTAATGATGTATCCATAGACTACCTTTCAAAATAAGAAAGCACATATCACAGGCACAGAAAATGGCAAAGTGGCACAAAGAAAGAGTAATATTCAAGTTTAAGTAGGGGGGAAGGAATGGAGGATGATATTAGATTAAATGACATTACTGTGAAGGATATCACATGTTAAAAATTCACTACCTCTAAGTCCTCTGAGATTTTAAATTTGCAggatgctgtattttttttttctgttgacaGATTGGTAGTTAAGAAATTCAGGTAAATAGCCAGTTGCAACGTAAGTCAACTGTGATTAAAAGAACTCAGTATTTGCTTTACACTacaaatatgaaaagaaaaaaatttacaaaatcatttcttctgaataaaattatgcaaaataagTAATGAAATATATGGTGTCTCAAACCATGTTCACTACTGATACCTAAGTAATTGatttacaaatataaatatattaccAGTCATTGGATTTAAATTTATAAAAGgcctgaaaataaagaaaatgcataaaaatataagaaataccATACTGAGGACTCTGAGGCAGTAAACTCAGGCTGTATGTTTCCTGATTTCTTTTGCAATCAAGAAATATATTTCAGGAAACGAATGTCATCTCTTCTAGCATTCTTTTGATTGTCTtaagaaatttgttttcaaatgaaaactcTTCATATTTACTGatgggtgttttttggtttgttttttcttgtttttgtttgattggCATATTTTTTCCTAGTCAACATTTTCAGTGTGTAGCCAATTATGTGAATTAAGCAGAAGCCTACTGTCTCTTCTCCTTCTGGCTcctttaaagcttttttttaagTCAGTTTCTCTCTGTGCTACTAGCAAATATTTAGATAATTCTGCAGACCCCTAGACATCCCATCACTATTTTATTAGTAAATACTTCTACTATACTTTCTTATATGAAATTCCCATAGAGTTCAGCAGGAACTCTTAAACAAACTTCTGATGGAAACACGCTGTATATTGTATATCAATCTCTACAGTATCTCTGGAAACAATATGGATGCAAAAATAACATCTTTAGATTAGTTTTCAACCCTCTTCTAGCTGTTTATCACCCCCTGTAACTTTTTCAAATTATGATGCACCTGTCTGCCCAGACTTtacatttggctttttttggggaAGGATTGTTCTTTACTTTGACTATAGTATACAACTATTAGTGGCAAAATTGGATAATGTATGCACATGCACAAAGAAATCAAGTACATGAAAATAAGCACTCACAAATACATATGTGTACAATGTATGTACCCTACATGTTTTAATTATACTGTCacattttacagaaaagaagaaattgaaagaaattCTGAACATCTCTGTAATTCTTGGATCAAAGCAGCATGGTAAAGcacaaattatttccttaatgTTTCCATGTGTTTGTCCCAACATGtattatcttaatttttattcagtCACTTCACGCAATTTTTGGTCTTTACTTCTAAGCAGGAAGAATTATCCAGACATTTATAATCTTACATTGCCATGGAATTCTAATATATTCTAAAATATCAAAAGTAGTTCTTTGTTATCTTCCGCTAAAAATGGCAAACTTACCATGTACCTTTTAAGTAAAATTTATTGTATAATTCCTTTCCATAGTTAATTCAGGTagtttcaaacaaaaataaagcatcaTAGTGTCAGTCACAGAATACCAGTTACTAAAAACTTGCTTTCAGGATGCAAGAAGATTCCAGTACTGGGAAATCTTTTGTTAAACTGTGCATTCCTCGAAGAAAGCAAAGATCAGATTCTGCTTTATGAGGTGGAATCCATCTGAAAGTTAAGATTTCAGTATAAATTCACAATCAAAATTCCTCTTAGTCGAGAGAAGACCTCCAAGAAGAATCCCTACTGCCTAGCCTGTCTTTGACCATTGGGAATAAGCATCAGAGGAAGCTATTTCTCTCTTTCATCAACTACAAGACACCTCTGTGGCCACCTTCAATCAAATAGCTCACTTTTAGGTAGTTCAGATCAGGTGAGATAAAACCAGATTCTGGTTTATCTGAGAGAAATGTAACAGGAAAGGTTACAGACAACTAACTGTGGGACCTACACATCATAACTTCACAACTTAGCTTAGACCTTGACTGTTCAATTTAGCCAGTGACTTATAAGAAAATCCATTAATTCATTTCAATACTAAGAAAGAAGTCTTGAATAAATTTTGGTCATTGACaggaattccttttttttttttttttttttttttgtctgagaTGCAATACTACAAGTTAGAATCTTCAGGAACAAGATATGCTATTTAACAGTCATTTTAATAGAGAGGCAATGTTTTCATATGACAGGTTCCTTGAATTTCATGTCCTGCTGCTTTGTAAGGGATAGAAAAGAAGTAGCATTTTTAATAACCTAGCAGTTAATGGGAGCGTAACAGCCAAAGTGTTTTTCCAGTTCAGTGTGGTCCTGAAGACCACAATAACAATTTCTTCAAAACTAGCTAGGCAACTTAcactttttcaaaatatatgcTACTGTAAACAGGCTTTGAAGTTTTCAGTTCTGGCTTGAATTCTGTTTTTTTGAATTGATCACTGAAATGTTATACATCTAAAATTATAAAGTCTTGATGATAACAACATGCaagtctattttttttaagacactAATTACTTAGGAACAGATGGGAATTTAAACTTAATAATGGTTGAAAGTAGGTTTCcaatctttttttctgctttctttgatTGCTGTTTTCATGTCTTCTGCTCCTTGTTTCTCTTCAGGATGACCCAAAAACCTGTCCCAGTCATGCTCTAGACCTCACACAGTCTTAATTACATCAGCACAAACTGATTGTTGTGTGTCAGATATACAATTTGTTAATTTATTCTTCAGGCCTAAGGGAAGGTAATACATTCCAGAAACGTatagacaaaacaaaaacatttatttatgtCTCACAAAGTCAAAATAAGAGATAGCTTAAATGCTGGAAGGGACAGTTTTGATATTCACTGACTTTTAGGTATGTCTGGCCCAAAAATATACATATCAAACATAATTCTTTGCCTTCCTGCCATGATATCCCTAAATACGTAATACATCAGTTTTACAACCAATCATGCCAATCAAATAAAGGGATTCTCCTACTTTTTAGAATTTCACCTTCAGGTGTACAAGATACTTCTTTTTCTCAACTAATTTCTGCAAACATTCTGTTGGGACTAGATCACTTCCATATCCTACTGTTAGCAACTTAATGTGGGGTTTCTGACATGTAATGGAcaataaaatagtattttgccattgctgagaaaaaaaaagtatagaTAAAAACCTTGTCCCCCTTCACTGCAATAAATTCTTTCCAGActttcccctccaaaaaaaGAATAACTCCCTTTTTAATATTACCATATTTTTGACATACCCTCTGTGAAGATAAATTGAACTAATCAACTAAAAAATACTTAGAAAAACAATTCAAACCTGAGATTTGACCAAAATTTTTACTAGTTACCTCCACAGTCATTGAAACAATTTATATGGAATAAATGTCAGTTGTTGAAAAAAGATTGCACACCAAGCAATACATTaacttttccttgaaaataCATAGAACTtctaattatttataaattttccATCAAAGAGCACGTACTAGAAAGCCATTCATGAAAAATATCTTTGTCattttttcactgatttttttggaaaatcaTGTTTTATTCTACGACAGCCTAAGCCCTTTCAACAGCCCATACAGACTAATCTGCAACAAATCAGATGATAATCGTGTTTTATAATTGACAGACTTCTGTGGTGGGGTCCTCAGCTGACCAGAGTATGTAGGTGTGTAGGTATGCCACTGCCCTGACCCCCCAAAATCAGAtcaaaatgcttttaaactTCTAAGCAAATCCCTATATTATGCCAAGATACCACCCAGAATAATTGACTTTCTttaatggaagagaaaaaaggcacTAAGAGACAATCTTGCTGATGTCTACTGCATCCTTGCAGTGAAGTCCTTGCCAAAAGATTCTGTGTCTGCTTTCCTAGAGTCCACTAAGAAACATAGCACCTTCAGGGACACccaggcagggctctgctccccgtGTTGCTCAGCAGtccctccctgtgctgttccTTAAGCCGTAGGCTCCCAGCTCCCCTGCAAGAGGATCTCCCACATCTCCACATCTCCCGCTGCCTCAATGTCCAGGGGGAGCAGCTTCCCAGCCAGGCCTGCTCAGTGGCTGAGCCACTTGTTCTCCTCTGAAAACGTTGTGACACAATGGCACGTATCATCCTGGGGAAACAGGAGACCCTGAACATATAATAATGTATGGTTTTCAAGGGGTTGGTCTTTGAGCACGCTGCTGGAGCACGTAAATATGCCTGTTGGGAAGTGTGTATTTGTGCTGTGGTCTTCTCTTTGTTCAACACCCACCAATGCTTCTTCCATGTGCATGGGCCCAGAGAGCACTTACCTTGTTTCCATGCAATTTCTGAAAACCTTGTTATCTCAGTGCCAAGATTATTAATCTCTGTTATCTTTTAGAGCTGAACTATAACTATCATAAAGATAAGACTGACTATCGatcaaaaatgtgatttttttagttATATTTACTTCCTGGAAATAGTAAGAAGCCAATATTACAGGGATATCTACTTGACACAAATGGCCTACATTTGTAGCACAGGCCACAGGCTATTGTAATTTGTAGTGCAGGCACAGGCTATATAATTTGAGAGCTTCTGATACCAGTGACTCTTACATGCCAGGATATATAAAGGCTAATATCAAccaaagaatcacagaacatctCAGATTGAAAGGGACTCATAGGGATGGATCATCGATTCCAACACCTTGCTCCTCACAGAACTACCTAAGATTAAACCATATAACTAAGAGCATTATCCAGAAGCTTCTTGGTCTCTGACAAGCATGCTGGCATGACCAACTGCTTGGAGAGACTGTTTTCGTACCCAGCCCTACCCTCagtgaagaacctttccctaatGTCCAGTGATTTGTGGAAATGGTATGGGAATGCTGTTTCTACCAGACCTCTGACCTAAAATGAAGTCAATAACCAAATATGAAGTTGAAGCATATAAAATACATACGTCATCACATACCATTTAG is part of the Cinclus cinclus chromosome 4, bCinCin1.1, whole genome shotgun sequence genome and encodes:
- the RASSF9 gene encoding ras association domain-containing protein 9, whose translation is MASNEREIVVWVCQEEKIVCGLTKRTTCSEVVQALLEEHQTTFGEKKVLFGKPSDYCIVEKWRGSERVLPPLTKILRLWKAWGEEQANLHFVLVKSDAFLSFPLWKTAEAKVVQNIEKQWDLSPANYMKMLPIDKQKKIVRKTFRKLAKLKQDSVQQERDNMETLIHLIISQDHTIHQQVLRMKELDMEIEKCEAKFHLDRVANDGENYVQDSYLMISTSEAEQQGSRPDDQKEMHDYLSKSEGILQVEERLKHHKQLIENLCAEIEREVHGICMEKNGEDAHTEGAANAELETSDLETVKYELEKSMKDGLRINSYLSCIQKELTYRDSLLQKKEKEYELLTEEFNLLHVKDNIETRLQSNEEPSKGSVISSNSIAVPDFVHRVTNLDINDTDSDTGISSTHSQDSEITAGDMVLLST